The proteins below are encoded in one region of Aspergillus nidulans FGSC A4 chromosome III:
- a CDS encoding uncharacterized protein (transcript_id=CADANIAT00006128), protein MGEINIPWSALPLEADNKTNIPSIQSIALILAPIIVPRIINSIRYIRVQLSSRPNPRPLPPVASRALNVLFCSILVFLTLSFPSNPFAPSPSIFTLTRSRITTSLETVFSRLARLRPGGVLTDADVLLRSKLVSKEARRIYLRFGERALTECRFCRLDNPNTYALFYYPANAMIPHLLHMAVVGIATSTSFAGREAGRWRNKFTIAGLILAALDTYVVFMYDPVKSGSDAVRDGIEVPTALFQRMAVLRPLVLACFDVVLAGFIYVSATNRWFFTPPNQADEVDKIVAASLASLTGASSKLHAVSVTRNAVVRDRVLKDRDDAYWQTVVAMDGQGSSGAPLDVWEEEEVVRAMSRAMAGQGGVDLAKLGVSAAEYVNGVTAGLEQESL, encoded by the exons ATGGGTGAAATTAATATTCCATGGAGCGC ACTTCCGCTAGAGGCAGACAATAAGACTAACATCCCCAGCATCCAGAGCATCGCTCTCATCCTGGCCCCCATTATCGTCCCCCGAATTATAAACTCCATCCGCTATATCCGCGTCCAATTATCGTCGCGGCCAAACCCTCGACCCCTCCCACCCGTCGCCTCCAGAGCCCTAAATGTCCTCTTCTGTTcgatcctcgtcttcctgaCCCTAAGCTTCCCCTCGAACCCATTCGCGCCGAGCCCAAGCATCTTTACGCTCACGCGCTCGCGGATAACCACGTCGCTGGAGACGGTATTCTCGCGACTAGCGCGCTTGAGGCCTGGGGGTGTGCTTACAGATGCAGATGTGCTGCTCCGGTCAAAGCTTGTGTCCAAAGAGGCGCGGAGGATTTATCTACGGTTCGGGGAGCGGGCATTGACGGAGTGTCGATTTTGCAGGCTTGATAATCCGAACACTTACGCCTTATTTTATTACCCGGCTAACGCAATGATTCCGCATCTACTGCATATGGCCGTTGTTGGAATTGCGACTTCTACATCGTTTGCGGGGAGAGAGGCGGGCAGATGGCGGAACAAGTTTACGATTGCGGGATTGATCCTCGCAGCGCTGGACACTTATGTCGTGTTCATGTATGACCCTGTCAAATCGGGGTCCGACGCTGTACGGGATGGGATTGAGGTCCCGACTGCGCTGTTCCAGAGGATGGCTGTATTGAGGCCGCTGGTTTTGGCCTGCTTCGATGTTGTCCTCGCGGGCTTTATCTACGTGTCTGCTACGAATAGGTGGTTCTTTACGCCGCCCAACCAGGCAGACGAGGTCGATAAAATCGTGGCGGCGTCGTTGGCGTCTCTGACCGGTGCGAGCTCGAAGTTGCACGCTGTGAGTGTGACGAGGAATGCGGTCGTGCGGGATCGGGTGTTGAAGGACCGGGATGATGCGTACTGGCAGACGGTGGTCGCTATGGATGGGCAAGGCAGTTCGGGGGCCCCGTTGGACGtttgggaggaggaagaggtcgTGCGGGCAATGTCGCGGGCGATGGCCGGGCAAGGAGGAGTCGACCTTGCTAAGCTGGGAGTCAGTGCGGCGGAGTACGTGAACGGGGTAACAGCGGGGTTGGAACAGGAAAGCTTATAG
- a CDS encoding protein barA (transcript_id=CADANIAT00006129), which translates to MAKDTTLPAQSVTELNACVTTSSHRPVKDTTFREWVVSNQIGISLTTLSMLLAVHHLYPSLSPYTTPFFQLSYYQPSQGVYIQGWDDIYFVISSVFAFTAIRAIAMEWVFWPLARWSGLKRKASIRLAEQGWMWLYYAVFWTVGMYIWSQSDYWMDFKAIWAHWPARGVSGLMKWYLLAQLAFWVQQIFVINIEERRKDHYQMLTHHFITSCLLTSAYVYGFYNVSNVVLNLMDIVDLLLPTAKILKYLKFEMSCNIAFGVFMVVWAISRHIMYPLLCWSIFKDVPAVMPWGCYSGATGELISTNGYPDRVMHLFSPFLNIDGPICMNRTIKWIFLSSLLALQVLSIIWFSMVIRVAIGVLRTGNAEDTRSDSEEKDEEEVDPKSAANGNAIAAEVSSAEWRRNGPSSTRSRRSDRKALLGRIGCDTRT; encoded by the exons ATGGCTAAGGATACGACTCTGCCAGCGCAGTCAGTTACGGAGCTCAATGCCTGCGTGACGACCTCCTCGCACCGTCCTGTCAAGGACACCACGTTCCGGGAGTGGGTGGTTTCGAATCAGATCG GCATATCCTTGACAACCCTTTCCATGCTATTGGCCGTCCACCACCTATACCCTTCTCTCTCGCCCTACACCAcgccgttcttccagctGTCGTACTATCAACCTTCGCAGGGGGTATACATccagggctgggatgatATCTACTTCGTTATAAGCTCCGTCTTTGCGTTCACCGCGATTCGTGCCATCGCGATGGAGTGGGTGTTTTGGCCATTGGCGCGATGGTCTggattgaagagaaaagcATCGATTCGACTCGCGGAGCAGGGCTGGATGTGGCTATACTACGCCGTCTTCTGGACCGTTGGAATG TACATTTGGTCGCAATCGGACTACTGGATGGACTTTAAGGCTATCTGGGCTCATTGGCCCGCGCGTGGTGTCTCGGGTCTGATGAAGTGGTAcctccttgcgcagcttgcGTTCTGGGTCCAGCAGATCTTCGTTATTAACATTGAGGAGCGGAGAAAGGATCACTACCAGATGTTGACCCATCATTTCATCACCAGCTGTCTTCTCACCTCTGCCTATGTTTACGGCTTCTATAACGTCTCTAATGTGGTGCTCAACCTGATGGACATCGTGGATTTATTGCTGCCG ACTGCAAAAATCCTCAAGTACTTGAAATTTGAAATGTCCTGCAACATCGCTTTTGGAGTGTTTATGGTGGTCTGGGCCATTTCACGCCATATCATGTACCCATTGCTCTGCTGGTCCATCTTCAAGGATGTACCCGCTGTTATGCCTTGGGGCTGCTACTCCGGTGCCACAGGCGAGCTGATCTCAACCAACGGTTATCCTGACAGAGTGATGcacctcttctccccgttcTTGAACATCGACGGCCCCATTTGCATGAACCGCACGATCAAATGGATTTTCCTCTCGTCTCTGCTGGCGCTCCAGGTTCTGTCCATTATCTGGTTCAGCATGGTCATTCGAGTGGCCATAGGCGTCCTCCGAACCGGCAATGCAGAAGATACTCGCAGTGACAGTGAAGagaaggacgaagaagaagtagATCCCAAAAGCGCCGCTAATGGCAATGCCATCGCAGCGGAGGTCTCAAGCGCTGAATGGCGTCGAAACGGACCATCCTCCACTCGGTCTCGCCGAAGCGATCGCAAGGCACTCCTCGGACGAATCGGATGCGACACCCGCACCTAA